Part of the Terrisporobacter glycolicus ATCC 14880 = DSM 1288 genome is shown below.
TTCTTTGTATCAACAGGACATGCAAGTTTAGGACATGTATTTAGTGCTTTAGGCAATGTGGAAATATTTATTGCGACTTATGTAGTTTTCTTCGTTTTATTAAACTTTATAAATATGTTTATTAAAGCAATAAACTCTAAGGTAGGAAAATTCATCGAAAATGAAGAAAAAATAATTGGCAAAGCTATTTATGAAAATAATGTTAATGAAATGTAATAATAACTATTCAAATAAACCTCTTAAGACTTAATTTATAAAAATAAGTTTTAAGAGGTTTTATAGTTAAAATAGGTTGAAAAATTTAAACACTAATAAACATACTAAAACAAATAATGCTACTTTAAAAATCATAGATGTGAAAACTTTTAATAGTTTAAAACCAATTCCTATGACAACTACTAAAAGACAAATTTTTAATAATAAATTTAAATCCATATGAATTCCTCCTGTAATATAGAATATTATATTGTCAATGTATATATAATATATTTTTTTTACTAATTAATCAAGTTTTTCATTTTTTGCATAATAAAACTAATTATAAAAATAATATAATAGATGGATAATGCAAACATAAAATTACATCTTTATTACAATTTTGAAAAATTATTCATGAAGTACACACAATGTAATATAATATTTATTATTGGAATTATTATATTAAAATAAATAGGAGTAAGAAAGATGATGAGTTCAAAATTTTCTTTTGGAAAAATTAAAGATTTGCCTAAAGAATCTGGCTTGACACATAAAAAGGCTGTTATCTTAGAAAAGATGGGAAAAGTAGATGAAGCAATTGAATCATACAAAGTCTCAGCAGAAGAAGGAAATGTCAAATCACAATATTCATTAGGGAAGATATTTTTAAACAAAAAGCAATACCATGAAGCAGAAAGATGGTTTTCTATGGCATTTAAAAATGGCCATGAGAATGCTGCTTATGATTTAGGTAATATGTATTATGACCTAGAAGGATATGAGTATGCATTATATTGGTATGAAAAAGTTGCAATGGAAGGAAATGTAAAGGCACAAAATAACCTTGGGGTAGTTCATTATAAACTAGGTGATTATTCAAGAAGTGAAAAATGGTTAAAAATAGCGGTAGATGATAATTTAGGTAGTGCATGCTTCAATTTAGGTATTTTGTATCTTCATTTAGAGAAAGAAGAAGAAGCTATAGAATACTTTAAGAAAGGATCCGTGTTACTTTCCGATGATTGTAAATATAATTTAGCTGTTTTACATAGAAAAAACGATAATGAAAAGAATGCTATCTCTATGTATAAGCAATTATATCGTTCAGCTCATGCAAAGGGATGTTATAATATGGGATTAATAATGGAAATAAATAAGGATGAAAGTGAATCCGAAAGGTACTATTTGAAAAGCTGTAAAAGTGAATTTGCTAAATCGCAGTATAGACTAGGGTACCTATATGATAGACAAGATAAAAGAGATGATGCAATTGAGTATTACGAAAAAGGTATCGAGCATGACAATCCTTTGTGTAAATTTAGATTAGCTAATTTATGCAATAGAGAAAATGAAATCGAAAGAGCTAAGATGTATTATGACTTGGCATCTAATGATATGGTAGAAGCTAAAAATAACTTGGCTGGACTATATTTTGAGGAGAAAAACTACGATAAAGCTATAAAAAACTATGATGAAGCAATAGTAGATGGATGCAAAATAGCAATAGAGAATATTGGTGATTTGTATGATCAAATTGGAGATATAGAAAAAGCTATTTCCTATTATCAACGAAATTCTACTCTTATATCTTGTCAAATAAAACTGGGGGATATTTTTAGAAGAATTGATAATATTGATGAGGCTATAGTTTGGTATCAAAAAGCATTTGAAAACAATGATATTTATTCTGCTTATTCTTTAGGATTAATATATGAGGAGTTAGAAGATTATGAAGAAGCTAAAAAATATTTCATTTTTGCCGTTGAAAATAATCATTTAAATAGCCGTATTCATTTAGGAAGAATATATTATAATGAAGGAAATTATGAAGAAGCAAAGAATATGTTTGACATAAGTGCAAATGAAAATAATATATACTCTCAAAATATGCTAGGTTTAATCTATGAAAATTATTACAATGATTATACGAATGCAAAATATTGGTATGAAAAGTCTAAAGAACAAGAATGTGTTGAATCAATTTACAATTTAGGTCAGCTTTCTCTTAAGTTAGGAGAAATAGATGAAAGTGAAAAATACTTTATGGAAGGTTTAAGAAAAGAAGACAAAAATTGTGAATATATGCTAGCATATTTATATTATGAAAAAAGTAAAAGTATATTTAAAGAATTAAGTGAAGGCGATTATGGAAATAGTGAAAAAATTTATAATGAACTTTTAGAGCTAGATGTAGATAAAAATAAAAGACTGATTGCAGCCTTCCAAGAGGTATTGGATGAAGATGAAGAAGAATATATACCTCAGTATATTTTAGAAGTAAATGAAAACCTAGAAAATGAATTTGAAGATATTGAGTATGAAATGAAAATAGAATATTAAAAATAAAAGGTGCTTAAATGAAAATCCATATAAGCACCTTTTTATATTACAAATAAATTATTAAACACTTTTATATATTAAGTTAAAAAATCAATACTAAAAGTACATTTACAGTAGCTTGTTTTTAGATAATAGTATTGATAATATTAAACAAATAATTGCTGAGATAAATAGTATTATCCAAAATCCATTTGGATCATTTGAAAATGGGAGATCCTCTACGTTCATACCAAAATATCCTGAAATCATTGTAGGTATTGATAAAATTAGAGTTACAACGGTTAATAGTTGCATTACATTATTTTGATTATTATTAACAATAGCACTAAAAGCATCCATGATTCTACTAAGAATATCGCCATAAATAGATGCCATTTCAAGTGCCTGTCTGTTTTCTATAATAACATCTTCCAATAAATCCTCATCTTCAGAATACTTTTTTATTGTAGAGGTACGAAGCATCTTGTTTAAAACTAGTTCAATTGCTTTTAACGATGTAGAAAAATACACTAAGGATTTTTCTAGTTCTAATAATTGAACAAGTTCTTTGTTTTTCATAGACTTGTGTATTTCACGTTCTATTGCTATTGTCATTCTATTAATTCTTCTAAGATATAATAGATAATAAGTAGCATTTTTGTGCAAAATTTGAAGTATGAAACGAGGCTTCTTATAAGTATAAAACTCCTTAATATGACCAGCAATAAAGTCATTTAAAATCTTACTCTGAGCAGTACATACAGTAATTATTGAATTACTAGTTAATATTATTCCAAGAGGAATAGTAGAGTAGTGAGCAGAGTCAGAGTCAGACTCGTCTATGGGAATATCTATTAAAATTAATGTATGATTATCCTCAACGTCAATTCTTGAACGTTCCTCTTCATCAAGAGCCGCATTGATACTATCAATATCTATATCAAATCTATCTGAAATATATCTTATTTCTTCATGACTTGGTTCAACAAGATTTATCCAACAACCTTCTTCAAAGTCGTTAAGTTTTTCTAGTTTTGTCTCAATTGTTTTGTAATATCTTATCATGGCAACACATCCTTTATTCAGTTTTATATATTGGCACTTAATGATATCTATTAAAAGACCAATATATAAAAAGGGAATTAGTCATAAATAGATATTATTAAGTGATTAAAAAGTCTTACAGTCCGAAACAAGAGTATCGGAATACTGTCCATTTTTCATCACTCTCCTTTATTATTGAAACATCTATTATATATTAATAATTTTCTTAAAATAAATCAATACTTGAAAAAAATTATGATTAAAAATAATAGAACTATCTTATATTATAAACCTTTTAAAAAAAATATAAAATCCTTTTTATAAAAATTTATTATTTGACAAAATAAATTTGCTCAGATAGAAAAAGATATAATCTTAAAAATTATATCTTTTAATGGATGAAGGTATACACAAAAGTGTGTAGGCCTTTAAATTACATATTAAGATTAACTATTCTATTATATTTATAACTGTACCTTCAAAATCACAATGTAAATCTTTAATTTGCCATTTGTTTTCTAAAGTTTCTAAATAGGATTTCATCTCAGGTAAAAAATTTTTATCATCATCAGAAGTTAGGGACATTATAGTTGGGCCTGCACCGCTTAAAAATGTGCCTAAGCAATTTAATTTATTTGAATGACTAACAATTTTATCATAGTCATTTATCAAAGGACTTCTATATTCTTGATGAAATTTATCTTTACATGCTACTTTTAGTAACTCTAGATTATTATTCATAAAAGCTGTAACTAAAAGAGTTGCTCTTGAAACATTAAAAACACCATCATTATGATCTATTATTTTTGGCAGTACAGATCTTGCTTTTTCTGTTGAAAGCTTAAAATTGGGAATAAGAGCGCAAAACCTTAATTGTTTAGGGACTTTGATAGTATCGTAGTATATTTTTCCTTTTTCCACAAATGATACGATCATATTTCCATATAGAGCAGGAGCAACGTTATCAGGGTGACCTTCAATTTCTGTTGCTAATTTTAATATTTCCTCTTTATTTAAATTTGATTTGCTAAGATAATTGGCCCCCACAAGTCCTGCTATAATACATGTTGCGCTACTTCCTAGACCTCTACATATAGGTATTTCGTCTGCAATTTTTATTTTAATACCTTTTGGGATAATACTAGGTTTAATTTTTTTAAAAAAATATTGCATTGATTTGTATACCATATTATCTTCATTAATATATTCTTTCTCTTTTTCCTCGATTATAATACCTTCGTCTATTTCTTCAAAATAAAATTTATTATATAAATTTAAAGCTACTCCGAGGCAATCGTATCCTGGACCAATATTTGCACTAGTAGCTGGAACTATTACTTCTAACATATTATCACCTACACCTTTAAAATATTTTTGATTTCTTTCTTTAATTCATACTTCTCGCAATTTCTATTGTGTAAAATTTTAGCGTTTTTTAAATTTTTTATCGGTAATGGAATATTTGTATTAGTTTCTAAACTAAGACTATCTAAAATATTAAACTCATCTAGATTTTCAATATTTTTATCTAAAGAAGATAATACGTCTTTGCTGAATTTATAAGGGTTTGCAGTAGAAACTATTACAGTAGCTATATCCTCAAAATTGTTTTTTCTGTATTTTTCATAGGCAGTATAAGCCACACATGTGTGTGTATCTATTAAATAATTATTTTCCTTGAAGACTTTATTAATATTTTCTTTGACTTCAGATTGCGTTGCATATTCTCCATGGAATGTATTTAAGTTTAGTTTCATATTTTTATCTATTTCATAAAAACCTTTATTATTTAAGTTGTATATTAGAGAATTAACCCTACTACAATCTCGGTTAGTAATTTCAAATAAAAGTCGTTCTAAATTGCTAGATATTAATATATCCATAGAAGGAGATGTTGTTAGATGAAGAATTCTATTCTTGTCATATTTGCCAGTTTCAAAAAAGTCATAAAGTACATTATTTTCATTGGAAGCACAAATTAATTTATTGACGGGCAATCCCATAAGCTTAGCGTAATAAGCTGCTAAAATATTGCCAAAATTACCTGTAGGTACTACGAAATTTATTTGATCACCTAACTTAATCTGTTTATCTCTTACCAAATTTAAGTAAGAATAAAAATAATAAACAACTTGAGGTAATAATCGACCAATATTTATAGAGTTTGCAGAAGATAGTATATAATTATTTTTTAATAATAATTTACTGAATTCTTCATCACTAAAAATATTTTTTACTCCAGATTGGGCATCATCAAAATTGCCATTTATTGAAACTACATAAGTATTATTTCCTTCTTGAGTTCTCATTTGAAGTTTTTGTATATTACTTACACCATCCTCTGGGAAAAAAACAATTATTTTAATTTTATCCAAGTCTTTGAAACCTTCCAAAGCAGCCTTACCTGTATCACCTGATGTTGCAGTTAAAATAACTAAGTCTTCTTTAATGTTATTTTTTTTAAGTGATTTTTCTAGAAGATGTGGCATTAGTGTCAAAGCCATATCTTTAAATGCACATGTAGGTCCGTGATATAATTCTAAAAAATAATGATTATTAATTTTTTTAGTAGGTGCAATTAGTTTTGTGTCAAATTTATCATTATAAGCATTATTAATACATGACTTTAATTCTTCTTCGGTAAAGTCATCTAAAAATAGTTTTAAAATTTCTAAGCATAGTTCTTTATAGGTAAGCCCAATAAATTTATTAAATTTACCTGCTAAGTTGGGAAACTCTGTTGGCACATATAATCCACCATCTGAGCAAAGTCCGTTTACTATAGCTTTTGATCCCTTTATTTTTTCACTACATCCTCTTGTACTTATAAAGTGCATATTTGTACCTCCTCATAAATTATGTTTTTTGCAATAAAAAAACTCTCATCCCTAAAAAAGGGACGAGAGTATATTCCCGCGGTTCCACCCGAATTGATTAAAAAATCCACTTGTTACATATAACGTATGTAAATCGTCTATTCTTACTAAAATCAAAAGATAACTTCAGAATGAAGCTCCTAGGTAGTTTTCAATATTTCTAATTAAGGAAATCTTTCAGCCGATGAATTTCCCTCTCTGGTAACCGATTAAAATTTACTCTTCCTAATCACAGCTTATTTATATTAAATTTATTATAAATTCTAACTAAAGTATTTAAGAATGTCAAGAAAAATTACAAAAAAATATGGAAAAAGATTCTATTTATATTAGAATGTTACAAAGTCTTAACTCTTTACAAAGTGAAAATATGGTATTATATTATTATTCTTAAGAGAAATTAACTAGTATTTTGTATAAAATAATATAAGAAGAATTAGAATTCCTATTAAATTCATAAATTATTCATATTGGGGTATTATAATATTAACAAAAGGAGGAATTAATATGGCAATTGTACTTATAACAGCAGTATTAGTAGTAATAATGCTTGGATTATCATTTTTATCATACTTATCAGAGTTAAGTTTAATAGAAGAATAACTCTGAGCATAAAAGAATAAAATAGTTTTATCTATTTAAATATATGTAAAAAGATTGATTTTTAATCAATCTTTTTTTAGTATTATGGGTTACAATATATTTTACTTATTTGAAAAATAAATAATAGAAAATGTATGATTAAATTAAAAAGTTTTGAAATTAGACACAGGGGTATTAATGTTATATAAAATATATAATAAGGAGAATAAAAATGAATAAGTTAGTGAGAGTATGCCCTTTTTGTTCAAATATTGATGTTGATAAATTGAAAAAAACAATCGGTGAAGAGAATGTAAAGATAGGATGTGTAAGTGCCTGTAGAAGGGAAAAAACACACTTTTTTGGTAGAATTAATGGAGTTTATGTTATGACAAAAACTGAAGAGGAGTTTTTTGAACAATGTAAATAGTTATATTTTTTTGTGAATTTCCTATGTATAAGGGAAATAGCTGAAATAAAAAAACAGAGATTAAATATAATCTCTGTTTTTTATTTATTATTGTCCTGAAGATCTTCTTCTTTTATTGTATTGAAGTCTTTCATGCTCATTTAAATATTTCTTTCTAAGTCTTATAGAATCTGGAGTTACTTCAACTAATTCATCATCATCTATAAACTCTAATGCTTCTTCAAGAGTAAATGTTCTTGCAGCATTTAACTTTATGGCATCATCTGAACCAGAAGCACGAACGTTAGTTAACTTTTTATTTTTAGTTGGGTTAACTATCATATCATCTTTTCTAGAGTTCATACCTATTATCATACCTTCGTATACATCTACACCTGGATCTACGAACATAGTAGCTCTTTCACTTAAAGCAGCTAATCCGTAAGCCATAGTAGAACCGTTAGTTTGAGATATTAACACACCATTAGCTCTTGATGGTATTTCGCCTTTGTAATCCTCGTATCTAGCAAATGAACGAACCATATTACCTTCACCACGAGTATCATTTATAAATTCAGATCTATATCCTAAAAGTCCACGAGTTGGAGCAGAGAATTCTATTTTAACGAAATCTCCTTCTATAGACATAGCTTCCATCATACCTTTTCTTAAGTTCATTTTGTTTATTACAGTACCAGAGTAAACTTCTGGACAGTTTATTATAACTTTTTCAATTGGTTCTACTAATTTTCCGTTTTCATCTCTGTGCATTAAAACTTCTGGTTTAGAAACACCTATTTCATAACCTTCACGTCTCATGTTTTCAAGTAGTATAGATAAGTGAAGTTCACCTCTACCAGATACTCTATATCCGTCAGTTGTATCCATAGGTTCAACTTTTAAACCAACATTAACTTCTAATTCTTTGTCTAATCTGTCTTTTAAGTGTCTTGTAGTAACAAATTTACCGCTCTTACCAGCAAATGGAGAATCATTAACCAAGAAGTTCATAGAAAGAGTAGGTTCTTCTATATGTATCATTTCCATTGGTAAGTGATGTCCAACTTCACAAATTGTTTCACCTATAGATATATCAGGTATACCTGCTATTACTACGATGTCTCCTGAGTGAGCTTCATCAACGTCAATTTGCTTTAGTCCTTCATAAACAGAAAGTTTAGATATTTTTCCTCTAGTTACAACTTCTCCTGCTTTACAAACAGAAACTTGTTCTCCGCTTTTTACAGTTCCTTTGTAAACTCTACCGATTCCAAGTCTTCCTACAAAGTTATCATATGCAAGTGCAGATATTTGTAATTGAAGGTGTTTATCATCATAATTTGGGTAAGCTGAAGCATGTTCAACTATAGTTTCGAATAAAGGAGATAAATCTGTAGAATCATCATCCATTTCTCTCTTAGCTATACCTTGTTTAGCTATACCATATATGATAGGGAATTCACATTGTTCATCAGTTGCATTTAAGTCTACGAATAAATCGAATACTTCATCAACAACTTCTTCAGCTCTTTGATCTGACTTATCTATCTTGTTTATAAATAGTATTGGTCTTAAACCTAATTCTAAAGATTTTTGTAACACGAATCTAGTTTGAGGCATTGGTCCTTCAGATGCATCAACTAGTAATACAACAGTATCAACAGTTTTAATAACACGTTCAACTTCAGAAGAGAAGTCACTATGTCCTGGCGTATCTACTATATTTATTTTATAATCTTTATAGTTTATAGAACAGTTTTTAGAATATATTGTTATACCTCTCTCTGCTTCAAGGTCGTTACTATCCATTACACAGTCTTTAACTACTTCGTTGGCTCTAAACACACCACTTTGAGATAAGAAAGCATCAACTAAAGTTGATTTTCCAGCATCAACGTGGGCAATAACAGCTATATTGATAATTTTATGTTTTGTTGTCATTTATTTAATTTTCCTTTCTAAAAAATAACTTTTATAGTATATCATACCACAGTAAAAAAGTAAAATAAATTAAAGTCAAATTCTTACATCATTATTAGTATTAACTTAATTCGAAAAAGAAAATCATAATTAAATAATAATTATTATATATTTATGAAAATATGTATAATAGATAAATTATTATATTTTAAAAAGGTATTCTTTATGTAGCTTCCAAGTGTTATCTTCCCATTTATATATGCAAATATTATCAAATTCACAGTGGAATTTAAAAGGAAATTCATTTACATAATTCCATAAATCCGTATATATTTTTTTGATTTTTTTAGAACTTACAGTTACATGAAAAATTTTATTTTTTCCGTCTTTTTCAGTGAAGCTAATATAATTAATTTCACTTAGTTTATCAATTAATTTATCATGTAGTTTTTTACCCTCATCACTCATATTGACTTTCATAAAAATTACTCTGTCATCAAAGTGATCATATCCATTTAAAGTGTAACTAGATTTATAATTATCTTTCACAAAAGTTTTCAAGACTTCTTCAACCTCTTTAATGTTTTCTTCTTCAAAAGGAGACTTAATAGTAAAATGTGCTGGTAATTTTGAAGATTTTGCTTTAAATATTTCATACACTTCTTTTCTTAGGTTATTATTAAAATCTCCACCATCTCCTTTTACAACACTAACAATTACATATCTCAATTTCATACCTCCAGAACTTTTTATTATTATAATATAAGATTTTGTAAAGATTATACAGATATTTAAAGATAAAAAGTAAAACGAAAATACAACTATGTTCTGGGCCATTGGAAAAAAAAGAAAATTTTAAATATTTCAATGATTATTAACTTTTTAATTATTTTTATATGTATAATTAAAATAAAGTTATGGTACTTACATTGGATAATGACACAAATTTGGAGTGATTTTTATGGCTCACATGGATGTAGTTCCTGTAGCTAAAGAGATATTTAATAAATGGAAACATGAACCTTTTGGTGGAATAATAGAAAACAATATAGTTTGGGGTCGTGGAGCTAAAGATATGAAAAGTCAGTTAATTTCCATATTTGAAGGGACAGAATATATGTTAAATGAAAATGAGGAAGTTGATTTTGATATATATTTTTCACTAGGATTTGATGAAGAAGTAGGGGGAAGAAATGGTGCAAAATATGTTGCAGATTATTTGAAAGAAAAAAACATAAGATTTGCTATGATAATTGATGAAGGTGGAATGATATCAGATGGTATATTAGGACTGAAAGAAGAAATCGCTTTAGTAGGTACTTGTGAAAAGGGATATGCAGATATAAAAATTTCTTATAGTTCACAAGGCGAACATTCTTCTATGCCACCAGGTAGCACTGCACTTGGAAAAATATGTTAAGCAGCTTGTAAATTAGAACAAAATCAAATGCATTAGTAAGAACTACAACGTCACTTACAATGGCAAAGGGAGCTGAAGCTACTAATATTTTCCCAAACTGTGCTTTTATAATAGTTAATTTTAAGTTATTGTCAGGGAATACTTTAGAAGATTTATTATCTCATATTAAAAATGTTATTGGAGAAGAATTTCAATTGGAACTACTAATTACTAGAAATTCTTCAAAGTTTTCTAAAGTTGATGATAAATTTGATTTAATAAGCAAAAGTATTAAGTTAGCTTATGAAAATGTATCTGAAGTAGTTCCATTTATTATGGTAGGTGGAACAGATTCTATATACTTTGATAATTTAAGTGATAATATATACAAATTCTGTCCTTTTAGATGTAATAGTGAAGATAGAAAGGTTATTCATGGTATCAATGAATTTATGACTTTAGAAGACTTAAAGATTGGAATCGAGTTTTTCTACAATATCATCAATGAATACAACAAATACCTAGTAGAAAACAATATAAAATAAAGCATATTATTGAATAAAAATTTCATCATAAATTCACATATGTATTATAATATAAAGGTAAAAATATTTATATTTTTTAACGATAAAATATAATAATAGGTATTTAAGGTATATAAAATTATAGGAGTGATTAAATGAATACATCTATTTTGGTTATGGAAGATGATGTGAATATACAAGAATTAATAGTAGAGTTTTTAAAAGCAGAGGGCTATGATGTTGACTTTGCCAGTGATGGTATAGAAGGAATACAATTATTTAAAAAAAAGGAATATGATTTAGTATTATTAGATATAATGATGCCAAATTTAGATGGTTATTCTGTATGCAAAATGATTAGAAAAAGTTCTAATGTGCCAATAATATTTTTAACTGCAATGAATGAAGAAAGCAATCAACTTAAGGGATTTGAATTAGAATGCGATGATTATATAACAAAGCCATTTTCATTTAATGTTTTAATTCAGAGAGTAAAAGCAGTGTTAAGGCGTGGTAAAAGTAATTTAAGCAATGATTTTTTAACTTTTGAAAAAATAAAGTTGGATTTGAATACTTACTCAGTACAGTTAGATGATAATAATATAGAATTAACTTTAAAAGAATTTAATATTTTAAAAACATTAATAGAAAAATATCCTCAAGTGATAACAAGAGAAAGTTTATTAGATAGTATTTGGGGATACGATTATTATGGTGATACAAGAATAGTTGATGCTCATATAAAAAATCTTAGAAAAAAAATAAGCCTTCCATATATTAAAACTGTAAAAGGAATAGGTTATACTCTTGAAAAAGATATTGAAGTTTTGGAATAGTTTAAATATAAAATATAAGTTATTTACTATTACATCAGGGCTTCTTATATTCTTAGCATTTATAGTTTATTTAACGTTATATTTTTTTATGCCAGCATATTATCACCAATATAAAATTGAACTATTAAAAAATAGTGTAAATTCCATTGTAGAAGACTCTAAGTTTTATGACTTGGAAGAGTTACAACAAAGGCTTTATTTTTTAGGAAAAAAACAAAATGTTGCAATGATATTAACAGATGATAAAGGATTTATTATTTTTGGCAAAAATGAACAACATATTACTAATAAGTATGCTGGAGATATTCCTATGTCTAATCAGATAAAGGAATATACAATAAGGGCGACTATAAAATTAAAAGAGAGCCCCGATTTATATCATCTAGAAATTGCAATGCCTCTTCAACCTATAGATGAGGCAAATACAGTACTTAGAAATATTTTGCCATTTATAATAATTTCAGCCTTTTTTATAGCTCTACTTGGAGCATATATTTACTCTAAGACAATAACAAAGCCATTAATTGAAATTATTAATAAAGAAAGAGAAGAAGAGCAAAAAAGAAAAGAGTTTATTGCAACTATTTCTCACGAATTAAAAACACCAATAACGATAATAAGTGGTCAATTAGAGGGAATGATATATAATGTAGGTAAATATAAAGATAGAGAAACCTACTTGCAAAAATCATATGAATCTACTCAAGAACTAAAAGTGCTAGTAGATGAAATGATGGAAATATCAAAAAATGAACTGCAAGAAAAAGATTTAAAGATAGAGATTATTAATTTAAGTGAGATGTTAGGACAATTAGTAAACAGGCAAAGTTATTTAATTGAAAATAAGAATTTAAATCTTATATATAAAGTGGAAGATAAATTATTTATAAAAGTTGACAAAGAAAAAATTATAAAAGTTTTAAATAATTTAATAAATAACGCTATTAAATATTCTCCTAACAATGAAAAAATAATTGTGAAAGCATTCAAATCAAAAGCAAGTAAAACGGTAGTTCTAGAAATAGAAAATACGGGAGTTACAATTGAACAAAAGTATCTAAGTGAAGTATTTAATCCTTTCTACAGGGTGGAAAAATCTAGGAATAGAAAAACAGGTGGAAGTGGATTAGGTCTTTATATAGTAAGTAAAATACTAAAAAGTCATAACCTTTATTACAAAATGGAAAGCAAGAAAAACTCTGTTTTATTTACTATTTATTTTTAGATAAATAATTTTCATAAATTAAGGAAAAATATATCTAAGAAATAAATAGGAGGCATGAATATGAATCTAAGAAATGATATGGAAAATATGAAAGATGATTTGAAGAAAGGCTTAGATAAAGTAGGAGATGGAATGAAAAATACTGTTAGCAATATAGGACATGCAGCTGGAAAATTGACTAATGCAGTAAAACATACTACTATGGACCTTAAAGACGATATGGTTGGTATGATGTCTGATGTTACTGACAAAGCTGACGACATAAAAGACAAAATAGAAGATGAAATGAAAAAATAATAAAAGGAGCCTTTCGAGGTTCCTTTTATTATTTTGAAATAATTGTACTGATACAATGTAGGAATAATATGTATAGTTATAATAAAAATATAAAAGTGT
Proteins encoded:
- the thrC gene encoding threonine synthase, with product MHFISTRGCSEKIKGSKAIVNGLCSDGGLYVPTEFPNLAGKFNKFIGLTYKELCLEILKLFLDDFTEEELKSCINNAYNDKFDTKLIAPTKKINNHYFLELYHGPTCAFKDMALTLMPHLLEKSLKKNNIKEDLVILTATSGDTGKAALEGFKDLDKIKIIVFFPEDGVSNIQKLQMRTQEGNNTYVVSINGNFDDAQSGVKNIFSDEEFSKLLLKNNYILSSANSINIGRLLPQVVYYFYSYLNLVRDKQIKLGDQINFVVPTGNFGNILAAYYAKLMGLPVNKLICASNENNVLYDFFETGKYDKNRILHLTTSPSMDILISSNLERLLFEITNRDCSRVNSLIYNLNNKGFYEIDKNMKLNLNTFHGEYATQSEVKENINKVFKENNYLIDTHTCVAYTAYEKYRKNNFEDIATVIVSTANPYKFSKDVLSSLDKNIENLDEFNILDSLSLETNTNIPLPIKNLKNAKILHNRNCEKYELKKEIKNILKV
- the thrB gene encoding homoserine kinase, encoding MLEVIVPATSANIGPGYDCLGVALNLYNKFYFEEIDEGIIIEEKEKEYINEDNMVYKSMQYFFKKIKPSIIPKGIKIKIADEIPICRGLGSSATCIIAGLVGANYLSKSNLNKEEILKLATEIEGHPDNVAPALYGNMIVSFVEKGKIYYDTIKVPKQLRFCALIPNFKLSTEKARSVLPKIIDHNDGVFNVSRATLLVTAFMNNNLELLKVACKDKFHQEYRSPLINDYDKIVSHSNKLNCLGTFLSGAGPTIMSLTSDDDKNFLPEMKSYLETLENKWQIKDLHCDFEGTVINIIE
- a CDS encoding tetratricopeptide repeat protein is translated as MMSSKFSFGKIKDLPKESGLTHKKAVILEKMGKVDEAIESYKVSAEEGNVKSQYSLGKIFLNKKQYHEAERWFSMAFKNGHENAAYDLGNMYYDLEGYEYALYWYEKVAMEGNVKAQNNLGVVHYKLGDYSRSEKWLKIAVDDNLGSACFNLGILYLHLEKEEEAIEYFKKGSVLLSDDCKYNLAVLHRKNDNEKNAISMYKQLYRSAHAKGCYNMGLIMEINKDESESERYYLKSCKSEFAKSQYRLGYLYDRQDKRDDAIEYYEKGIEHDNPLCKFRLANLCNRENEIERAKMYYDLASNDMVEAKNNLAGLYFEEKNYDKAIKNYDEAIVDGCKIAIENIGDLYDQIGDIEKAISYYQRNSTLISCQIKLGDIFRRIDNIDEAIVWYQKAFENNDIYSAYSLGLIYEELEDYEEAKKYFIFAVENNHLNSRIHLGRIYYNEGNYEEAKNMFDISANENNIYSQNMLGLIYENYYNDYTNAKYWYEKSKEQECVESIYNLGQLSLKLGEIDESEKYFMEGLRKEDKNCEYMLAYLYYEKSKSIFKELSEGDYGNSEKIYNELLELDVDKNKRLIAAFQEVLDEDEEEYIPQYILEVNENLENEFEDIEYEMKIEY
- a CDS encoding magnesium transporter CorA family protein, with translation MIRYYKTIETKLEKLNDFEEGCWINLVEPSHEEIRYISDRFDIDIDSINAALDEEERSRIDVEDNHTLILIDIPIDESDSDSAHYSTIPLGIILTSNSIITVCTAQSKILNDFIAGHIKEFYTYKKPRFILQILHKNATYYLLYLRRINRMTIAIEREIHKSMKNKELVQLLELEKSLVYFSTSLKAIELVLNKMLRTSTIKKYSEDEDLLEDVIIENRQALEMASIYGDILSRIMDAFSAIVNNNQNNVMQLLTVVTLILSIPTMISGYFGMNVEDLPFSNDPNGFWIILFISAIICLILSILLSKNKLL